One window of the Cryptomeria japonica chromosome 7, Sugi_1.0, whole genome shotgun sequence genome contains the following:
- the LOC131856444 gene encoding probable 2' cyclic ADP-D-ribose synthase BdTIR → MPSASTFVASSSGTKLLPYDIFINHCGQDVKHTLASKIYDSLDATGLKVFLDKDELDLADYFPKAIEEAIKSSSLHIAIFSEHYAQSPWCLAQLFCMLQTPSKFMPIFYHVDPSDLRWAIEGKGIYKGAFSDYVERKRYPSELQRCKQALQQASLFTGDIIKKENLGIKFAI, encoded by the exons ATGCCATCTGCTTCTACTTTTGTTGCATCCTCATCTGGAACCAAACTCTTGCCCTATGATATATTCATAAATCATTGTGGACAAGATGTCAAACACACTCTCGCCAGCAAGATCTACGATTCCTTAGATGCCACGGGATTGAAAGTGTTTCTGGATAAAGATGAGTTGGATCTTGCGGATTACTTTCCCAAAGCCATAGAAGAAGCAATCAAAAGTTCTTCTCTTCATATCGCCATATTTTCTGAACATTATGCACAATCCCCCTGGTGTTTGGCCCAATTGTTTTGTATGCTACAAACCCCCAGCAAATTTATGCCCATTTTCTATCATGTTGATCCTTCTGATTTAAGATGGgcgattgaaggaaaaggaattTATAAAGGTGCCTTTTCTGATTATGTAGAGAGGAAAAG ATACCCTTCAGAACTGCAACGTTGCAAACAGGCACTCCAACAAGCTTCCCTTTTTACTGGCGACATAATTAAGAAAGAGAATCTGGG CATTAAGTTTGCAATTTGA